Part of the Pedobacter roseus genome is shown below.
GGTTTATTCAGGATAATGTAGCGGTAGGTGGTTACGTAAACTTTGGTTTAGAAACTGCTAAAAACTCTAGCACCACAACAACTTATGGTGTAGGTGCATTGGGTCGTTATTATGCTGGGAAAGATGTTGAAGTATTAAAACACGGACGTTTCTTCGCAGAGGCAACTGTTGGTGTTGGTGGCGTAAACGTTAACAGAGGCGGTGCAAACACTAACGGGTTAGATTTAAGTGTAGGCCCTGGTTTTGCCTATTTTATTACGCCTAACATTGGTTTAGAAACTTTGGTTAAATACAAAGGCCTTGTAGGTTTTGGTAACTCAACCACGCAAAACAATCTAAACCTGTCTTTTGGATTCCAGATTTATCTGCCAGGAAGAGGAACTGCTAAAAAAGTTAAAGGTGATATGAACTAATATTTGTTCATATTAAATTCATCAGATTTTTTTCTGATGATAATAAGGTCTGTTTCTAATTCCAGGAACAGACCTTATTTTATTATAACCATTATAGAATCTATTGAAAAAGTATTTTATAATAATAGCTTGTTGTATAAGAAAGTTCATACTCCCAGCGTATACCTATCGTGTGGACACAAAATACTGAAACTATTTTAGTGCTCTCTGCCGCACGGCATCAAACTTTTGAGGCATCAAAAGTATGCAAAAATGCTTCGTCAATCCAGCTAGGAGCCTTCACACAAGCCCACGCACATCAAAAAAACAGCGGCACTTCGTTTTGTTTGTAAAATGCTTAATGAAAGTTCTTGCAAGCATTGAACACAAAACCACTGCGTTTGAGGTTTGGTAGAGCTAATTGTTCTGTTGTACATCTGTTTTTTTGATTTTCCTGGCTCTTGGGATTGACTGGCGTTCTTCGGTAAAGGCAGATTGTTTTTCAAAGCAAGCTAGCGCGGAGCCTTAAACGATTCTTAAATTAATGAACTTTTCTACGGTACGACCAGTAAAATACGATCGGATAAACAAAAAGGTTAAAAAGTGTATTGGTAATTAATCCGCCAATAACTACAATGGCCAATGGTTTTGAGGCTTCTGAACCGATCCCGGTAGAAAGTGCTGCAGGCATTAAACCGATGGCGGCCATTAAAGCCGTCATTAATACCGGTCTGAACCTGCTGGCAATCCCATCGCGCATGGCATCGGTAAAAGTCCAGCTGGGGTGATGTTTCAGGTCAGCGATGTTGCTTTTAAAACGCGTAATCAAAATTACACCGTTTTGTACACAGATTCCGAATAGTGCAATAAAACCGATTCCTGCAGAAATATTGAAGTTTACACCTGCTGCCAACAGAGCCATTATTCCACCAATCATGGCAAAAGGAACATTGTTGAGTACTAATAAAGCATCCCTAAAATTGCCAAAAAGCACGAACAGGATAAAAAAGATCAGCAATAAACTTACCGGAACGGCTTGCGATAAACGGGCTATGGCCCTTTGCTGGTTTTCGAAATCGCCGGCCCATTCCAATTGATAACCTTGTGGCAGTTTGATTTTTGCATTTACTTTTTGTTGTGCTTCAGCAATCACGCTGCCCATATCTCTGCCGCGGATGGAGAATTTGATAGCCCCATAACGTTTGTGTTTATCGCGGTAAATCATACTCGGGCCTGTAATTTTCCGGATGCTCGAAATTTCGCCCAATTGCACATTAGATCCTGATAAGGTAGGCACCCGTAATTTACTGATCGAACTTTCATCGTTTCTGAAATCTTCAGGGTAACGGATAATCAGGTCGAATTTTCGCTCGCCTTCATAGATTTGAGTGGCGGCTTTCCCTCCGATGGCCATTTCGATCACGGCATTGGCATCAGCTGTACTTACACCATACAAGGCCATTTTCTTCTGGTCGAGGTTGATCTGCAACTCCGGCTGACCAAGATTCCTTAAAATCCCTAAATCTTCAATGCCCTCCACCGTTTTTAAAATACTTTCTATTTTTTCTTCTTCATTTTCGATGTATTCGAAGTTTTCGCCAAATAGTTTTACCACGATCGAGCCTTTTACACCTGAAACAGCTTCTTCCACGTTATCAGAAATGGGCTGTGAGAAATTGAGGCTTATACCTGGAAAACTCTTTAATTTTTCCTGCATGCGCTCAATCAACTGTTCTTTGGTCTGCTTACGTTTCCATTCTTTACGTGGGTAAATGTCCACATGAAATTCCATGTTGTAAAAGCCAGTGGCATCGGTTCCGTCGTTTGGCCGCCCGGTTTGCGACATCACCTGTTTTACTTCATCGAAACTTAAAAAGATCTTTCTCATCTCGTTCGAAAGCTTTTTGGTTTCATCCAACGAAATACTCAATGGCCCGGTGGCACGCACATAAATAGAGCCTTCATCTAAGCTGGGCAGAAACTCTGTGCCCAAAAATTTAAAGCTAAAAGCACCCAATAATAACACAATAATCGAAATACTAAAAACCAGTTTCTTTTTGCTAAAGCAAACATCGTAAAACTTAAGGGTTGCTTTGGTAATCCATTCTAAAAAGATATTATGTTTCTCTTTTACATCTTTTTTTAAGAGTACACTGGCCATGGAGGGCACGAGTGTAAAGGTTAAGATTAAGGCACCCAATAAGGCAAAACTTAAGGTCCAGGCCAATGGGGAGAACATTTTTCCTTCCACTTTTTCAAAAGTGAAAATGGGCAGCAAACCAGTAATGATAATTAGTTTGGCAAATAAAATACCCTTACCATTTTCGAGACAGGCTTTTTTAATAAAACCGAGTTTGCTCATTTTATTAAACTTTTCCATGCCCAGTTTTTTGGCTTTGGTGTCTAATACGACGAAAATCCCTTCAACCATCACTACCGCACCATCGATAATGATCCCAAAGTCGATTGCCCCCATGGATAGTAGATTAGCCGGCATACCTTTTAATTTAAGGCAGATAAATGCAAAAAGTAAGGCCAATGGAATAATAATCGAAACGATTAAAGTGGTACGCCAATCGGCCATAAAAAGGAATACGATCAGGGTTACAAACAAAATCCCTTCGAGCATATTGCCCATTACAGTATGTACGGAGTAATTCACGAGGTCTTCACGATCGTAAAAGGGTTTGATTTTTACATCATCGGGTAGGATGGTGCTGTTTATGGCGTTGATTTTTTCTTTCAACCTCGCAATTACCTCGCTGGGATTACCGCCTTTTCTCATCACGATAATACCTTCAACTACATCAGGATCCCTGTCGCGGCCAACCTGACCAAGCCTTGGTAAGGCCGATTCAGCTACATCAGCGATGGTTTTAACATAAACAGGAGTGCCATTGATGTTATCAACCACCACATTCCTGATTTCGTCGATATTGTTGAGCACGCCGATACCGCGCACCACATAAGCCTGACCGCTCTGTACGATGACATCGCCACCCACATTGATATTGCTTTTAGATACCGCCTCGAAAAGTTCGGTGGCACTTACGCCATATTGAATGGCTTTTTGCGGATCCACCGTGATTTGATAGGTTTTCACCTCCCCACCAAAACTCACCACATCGGCGATGCCCGAAACAGATAATAATTCGCGCTGGATCACCCAATCCTGCAGGGTTTTTAACTCACGGACCGACTTTTTATCACTGGTTAATGTATAACGGAAAATCTCACCGGTTGGCCCATACGGTGGCTGTACCTCAGGCTGGATGCCTTCAGGCAGGTCGGCTTCTTCGAGGTGGTTATTAACCTGTACACGTGCCTCAGCATAATCTACATCATCCTCGAAACTTACTTTTACAATGGATAAGCCAAATAAGGAAGAAGAACGGATGCTAGTCCGTTTTTCGGTGGGGTTCATCGCAATTTCCAAAGGCCTGCTTACAAACTTTTCTACTTCTTCGGCACTGCGCCCCGGCCATTGAGTAATGATGGTGATATTGGTATTGGTTACATCCGGGAAGGCATCGATGGTGGTATGCTTGAAGCTTAAATAACCTGCAAGGATTAAAATAAAAGTGGCAAAAAAGATGAAATATTTATTTTTCAGTGCAAAGCCGATAATACTTTTTATGAATTTATTCATTTTTAAAATCTAGGGAATGAAAAGAAATTATTGTGTTTTTAGGCTTTCAAATAAGAAAACTTGTTTTGAAGCGATAATGCGGTCGCCGGCCTGTACACCTTTGCTGATGTAGGTTTTATCAGCAGTTTTGCGCCCGATTTCGATTTCCTGAATCCTCACTTTATGATCCTGGCCCAAAACGAGTACGTAATTTTTGTTTTCATCGAAAATAACGGCCCTTGAATTTAACACCGGAAGGTCGATAGCCGAATTTGCCGAAACTTTTACGGTTCCGAGCATGCCTGGTTTTAACAGAAATCCAGGATTAGGGATCACTACACGTGCATTCATTACTTTACTATCCTGATCTACCTGATTATATAATTTCTCTATTTTTCCTTTAAAAACTTTATCGGGATAGGAAAGGGTAGATAAACTCACTTCGTCGCCCGCTTTTACCCGCGAAATATCCGATTCGTAAATATTGATCATGGCCCAAACGTTGGAGAGATCGGCAATAGTGAAAAGGCTTTTGTCATTATCGCCGCGCAATTGCATGTTCTGGGTTACGTTTTTTTCGATCACAAAACCATTGATCGGCGATTTTATGGCATATAATCCGGTACTGCTGCCCCCGTTAAGTTTTAATACGGAATTAGCTCTTTTTGCTTCTGCTTTTTTGATCTGATAATCATTTTTGGCTTCTTCGAGTTCCTTTGCCGATGATAAACCACTTTGAAAAAGTTGTTCAGCCTGTTTTACCGATCGCTCTGCATTTTTAAGTTCGGCATTGGCGGCGATCACTTCCTTATCAAAACCGGCCATTTCGGAACTGGTGAGGGTAGCTAAAGTTTGTCCGCCCGAAACCTGATCGCCCAGCCTTACCCCAACATGGTTTACGGTTCCGCTTACCATTGGGAAAAGTTCAGACCGGCGTTCTTCATTTGCGGCAATTTTTGCTGAAAACATCAGTTCTGTTTTGCTGTTGGCCTGCTGTACGGTATCGATCAGTAATCTGTTGATCAAAGAATCGGTGATGGTAAATTTTTCTGCCTGTGCTGCGGTTTTATGTTCACTACAGCTAAAAATTAAACTTGTTGCGGCTATGAGTACCGTATTTTTATAGAGATTTTGCATTGGGATTATTTAAAAATGTTAGAGCCGGTTACATAATTGAGTTCAGCGCGGGTGCTCATCATTTCGAATTGGAGTTTGTTCAATTGAAGCGTATTTTCTTTGTATGCATCGTAGAGGTCTAAAAATTCGATCAGACTGATGTTTCTTGCCTTGAAGTTTTTAATAAGTCTCGAAATGAGTGTATTAAAGTCGGTTGTAAATGCAGGATCGATTTCTGAATACAATTTTTCGTTGCGCAAAGCAGTTTTATAAGTATTAAATACTTCGTTTTCGAGCAGGGCTTCTTGTTTTTTAATATTCATATCGGCTGCAGCTATACCAACTTGTGCCTTTTTAATTTCACCCTGGTTTCTGGAGAAAAGTGGAATAGGAATCTTTAAGCCCAAACCAGTATATTTTTCGGGATAATTGCCCTTCAGGTCGTAGCTCAAACCGATTTCGATATCGGGGATGGCCATTGCTTTTTGCAGTTTTAAATTACCTTCGTTATAAAGCAGATCAGTTTTAGCCAGTTTAAGATCAGCACGGTTAGCTCTGGCCGAATCAAGCAATGCGCTGTAAGGGATTTTATCGGGCGATAGATGATGTTCTGACTGATTTAAAACCAAATCGATCGAAGTAGCTGCGTTAAGTCCGCAGAGCAATTTTAAATCTTTATAATTATCTTCCAGTTCGTTTAATAATCCAGCCTGTTCGGCTTTAAGATTAATCAAAAGTGATTTGATCCTCATCAGATCTTTTGTGGCAACATTACCCATTTTTAACTGGAGATCGTAAGCTTTCAGCAACTGATCGGTAGAACTGATCTGTTCCTGATAAACTTTAACGGATTGTGCTGCGAAGTAAGTTTTGTAAAAGGTATTAACAAGTTCGAATTTAAGTGTTCTTAACAGGTCGAAATATTCATATTCGGCCAGTTTAACCCCTGTTTGGGCGAGTTTGATGTTTTTGTTGCGCTTGCCTGCCAGCTTAAACAATTGCGAAATAGATCCGGCATATTGTCCATAGGCATACGAGGTTTGCAGGAATTTCTTTGTTTCGTGGTTGTAGAAAAGGTTTTCGTATTCAAGAGTAGGATTTTCGAACAGTTTGGCGGTAATGATTTCGGCCTTTGCCTTGTCAATCTCATAATTACTGGCCAGGAGGTCGAAATTGTTTTTTAAAAACAGGCTTTCGGCCTGACTCAGGTTTAAGCTCAGGGTATCGGTTTGTGCTAAAGTTGCTCTGGCTGTTAGGGCCAAAAAGAGAATGAGCAACATACATATTCTTGTCATCCAGCAAAACTATCCTTGCCGGATTAAAGGGGAATTAAATGGAAATTAAAAAGGGATTAAAGTTTGGGGATCGACTTGTCTACATCACTGTTATTTTTTGTTCCATGGCTAATCCTTGCCTCGGCTCGCTGCCGCCGATGGGCTCTTTCTTTTTGGTGTCAAAAAGACCAGCGAAGCTAGCTTGAATGCCATTGAAAATATAAATACAAATGAAAAAACAAAAAAGAACGGCTGAAAATTTTTCTTTCGAAGCTGGTGAGATGGCTTGGTCGGTGCAAGCCGAAAATTTGTTAGGCCGGATTTAAGTGGAACGTTGATACTGTGCTTTGGCCCAGCTGGGAGGAAATGCATATATAAATGAAGCAACCATTAATGATTATGCTTGCGCTCGTTTCCACGTAGCTTTCCGCCGCGCTACAGGTTAGGATGACGATCGTGTTGTAAAGGTAGAACGAAGTAATGAGCAGTAACTAAAGCTTTGCCAACCTCACCGTAAAAGTACAGCCACCATGTTCAAGATTTGTGGCGGTTATTTCGCCTTTTAAAAGATCGACGATTTTTTGGGCCATGTAAAGTCCCATGCCTTCGCCGTTATGCCCATGCGCCTTTGCGCGGGTGTAAAAAGGCTTGAAAATTTCGCCTTGTTCATCGGTCGAAATACCCGATCCACTGTCAGTGATATGGATGAGGAAATCATTTTCAATTGCATCGATAGTAATATTTACTTCCTGATTATCAGAAAATTTAAAGGCATTGGAAATGATATTGTCCAAAGCAATCTGTAATAAAACTGCATTGGCCAATATTTCAGGTTTTGGATTAATAGGATTTTGATAAGTAATTTTAAGATCGAGGTTTTTCTGCGATTTCCATTCGTTTTGGATCTTGTAAAGCAGGTTGTCTAATCTGATTGGAACAAGCTGCGAATTGATCAGCTCGAGATCCATTTTGGCCAGGGCAACTAAACCCGTTATGATGTGCTCCATTTTTTCGGCATCCTCGAGCACTGAACTGATCACTTTTTGATAAGCCGCCTGGTCTCTTTCTTTTGATAAAGCCAGTTCGGCGGTCATCATAATCCGGGTAACGGGTGTTCTTAATTCGTGGGAAGCGTTTGCCACAAAGGTTTTCTGCAAAATAAAAGCCTGTTCCAGTTCTTCCATTAAATGGTTAAAGCTTTGGGCAATGAGGTTGATTTCGTCTCTATTGTGGTTTTCTTCCACCCTGAATTCCATGTTTTGCGAGCCGGCCTGTTTTACTTCGAGCATGAATTTTTGTAGTGGTTTCAGCATTTTTTGTGCAACCCATCGGCTTAACAACAATACGATAAGTGAAATGAGGATGAACACAAAAATCATAATTTTCAATAACTTATCCAGCCTGTTATGTGAGCCCTGGTCATCTGCTGAAGCCAGAATTACAAAATCGCCCTGATTATCTTTATAATAAATGCCAACCACCTGCCGCTGACCATCTGTGTATTTTAAACGGCCTTTCTGGCGGACCTGATCGATGGTAGCAGGTGTCCAGTATTGTGCAGAATCGCCAATAAAGGTTGCCCTGTTTTTATTGTCGTAAATGCGGGTAACTTCACCATTCAACTTTTGGAGGTATTTATGGCGGACGGTATTCAAGGCGTCTCTACTGATTTCGTCGGCTTCGAGGTAAAGTTTTGCCGTAACCATGGTACGGTCGGTGAGGCGCTCAAAGAAATCAGCTTCCAGAAACTTCATAAAAGTAAAATACACGGTACAGAGCACGGCGAACAGCATCGAAGTGCTGATCAATGTAAAATACAATGCTATCCGGTCCTTTATTTTCATTATTTAAGGATATAACCCATGTTGATTTTAGTGTGAATGAGTTTGCGGTCAAAATCTTTTTCGATCTTTTTCCGCAGGAAATTGATATATACATCAATTACATTTGTTCCGGTTTCGAAGCTGATATCCCAGGCTTGTTCGCCTATAAACTGCCGGGAGAGCAAGCGGTTTGGGTTGCGCATAAACAGTTCGAGCAGCACAAATTCCTTGGCACTCAGTTCTATCGGTTTTCCATCGCGACTTACTTCTTTGCTGTACGTATCGAGTGTAAGGTCTTCGAAATATAATTTATACTCTGTTTTATTTTCAAGAGGTGGTTGCCGGCGTAAAAGTGCTGCAACCCTGGCCAGAAGTTCTTTCAGGTGAAAAGGTTTTACCAGATAATCATCAGCCCCGGCCTCTAAACCGGTAACTTTATCATCAATGGTACCCATGGCGGTAAGCATCAGGATTGGTGTGTGCATAGCATTTTCCCTGATGTGTTTACAAAGCTGGATGCCGTTGAGGCCAGGCATCATCACGTCGATAATTAAAAGGTTAAAACTTTCGCCCATGAAAAGCTCTAACGCATCAATCCCATTGGCAACGGTAAGCACCTGATAATTGTTTTCTTCAAGTGCCGATTTTAAAAGTCCGGCAATTTTAGGGTCGTCTTCAGCTATCCCAATCTTTAGCATGTAACAAAAGTAACCATCTCATCTTAAAACGGGATTAAAATGGATGGTCTTTCTCTTATTTAAGAAGATTTTCGGTTTTGGTGAGGAATTTTGAAGTGGCTTCGTTAATATCCAGATCCATACGGTCAGCCAGTACGGTGTTACTGGTTGTTTTATTGTCATTCTGAGCATAGCGAAGAATCTCCACCCGATGAAACACTGAACCCAAGTATGATTAAAGCGCATATTGCATTTCGAAGAATAAAAGATTCTTCACTGCGTTCAGAATGACAGCAAAGAAGTTTTGACAGAGGTTACACTACCTTAATCCTTATTATATTTGAATAAAAAAATCTCCATGTTCGAAACATTTGATCAGACCAATTTTCATCAGCTTTGCGATTTAGCAGGCAGCAGGGATGCAGATTTACAGCTGATTTTAGATCGGTATGATTATCCGCCCTTTTGGTCGAGGCCAAATACCTTCGAATCACTGGTGCACATTATTTTAGAACAACAGGTGTCTTTGGCTTCGGCATTGGCTACGTTGAATAAACTGAAAGAAAAAATAGGAGAGGTTACACCAGCTCGGTTGTTGTTGCTTACTGATCAGGAATTAAGGGATTGTTATTTCAGTCGGCAGAAAACGGTTTATGTTCGGCATCTGGCCGAAAGCCTGATGAGGGGAGCCTTATCTTTAAGTGAAATGGAAAATATGGATGATTTGACCATTAGAAATCAGCTTAAGTGTATTAAAGGTATCGGCGATTGGACGGTAGATATTTACCTGATTTTTATGCTTCATCATACGGATGTTTTTCCAATAGGTGATCTGGCTGCGGTTAACTCCTTAAAGAAAATAAAAGGTTTGGAAACTGGAATAAGTAAGGAGGGATTATTGGAGGTGGCTGATCAGTTTAAACCTTATCGCACCATCGCCACGATGCTGTTATGGCACGCTTATTTAGAGGAAAGGAAGAGGAAGTAATGTTGTCATTCTGAGCGCAGCGAAGAATCTCCACCCTATGAAACACTGAACCCAAATGAGCTTATGATTAATGCGAATATTCCATTTCGAAGAATAAAAGATTCTTCACTGTGATCAGAATGACAGAAATGGCTTAAGAAATCAATTTTAGATTGTTTTTTAGGTTTCGGTCTGTGGAGACACAGACCGAGGAGAAGAGCTTTAAAATTCCCGCCTCCGCGGGAATGACGTGTCTTATTGAATTGAGCGTAGCACTTTACAACAAAGCCCTATCCAAATGCACATAGCCGCCATCCACATGGATCAACTGACCAGTAGTGTGGCTTGATTTATCTGATAATAAAAATACAGCAGTATTGGCGATTTCCTCCACTGTAGTCATCCGGCTTTCGAAAGGGATTTTATCGGTAATGCTTTTCAGTTTTTCATCACGGTATTCAAAAGTGTTGATCCATTTTTCATACAATGGTGTCCAGGCTTCAGCGACGATGATTGCATTTACACGTATGCTAAATGGTAACAATTCTACTGCCCACTCGCGTGTTAAGGCATTTCTGGCGCCGTTTGATGCCGCATAACCAGATGTTCCGCCCTGACCAGTTTCAGCAGTTTTACTGCCAATATTTAAAATAGATCCTCTGCTCTCTTTTAGTGCGGGCAGCGAATATTTTGCCAAAAGATAATAATGCACCACATTTTTATGTAACGATTCCATAAAAGCTTCATAAGTGCCGCTTTCGAGTCCTACGCCATCGTTTACTCCCGCATTGTTCACCAAACCATCTATTCTGTTATATTTTGTAAGAATGGCATCAACAATGGTTTTGCAACTTTCTGGTGCGGTAAGTTCTGCTGTAAAATAGTCGGCTTTTAAACCTAGTTCTTTTACTTCCTGAAGCATTTTCATGTTATCTTCCTCATTTCGGCCGATGATGATCGGAAGCGCATTTTCGATGGCCAAAGCCTTAACAATCGCCGCACCAATGCCTTTTGCACCACCACTAACTAATATTATTTTTCCGTCTAAATTTAAATTCATATTCGGTTATATTTTTATTTTGTTTTTTTACCACAGAGGACGCAGAGTTTTTCACAGAGAATAGGAAGTATAAGTTGGAAGTTGCGTCATTCCCAACCCTATAGCTATCGGGTTGATTAGGGATCTTAATACCAGATACCGGGGCTTTAAGATTCCCGCCTGCGCGGGAATGACGAATTTGTTTTGAGATCTTAGTCTCACATCTTCCATTTTACCTCATCCACCTTCCATTACCTAAAGGCTTACTCCTCTTTTCCAGGGGATAAAATCATCCTGGTTAAGCTGTACGGCTTTTGGAATTTCTTCTCCACTTGCTACTTTAATACAGTATTCGAGGATATCTTCGCCCATTTCATTAATGGTTTTTTCGCCGTTAATCACCGCTCCGGTATCGATATCGATAATGTCGCTCATGCGTTTTGCCAGAACGGAATTGGTAGCTACTTTAATGGTTGGGCATACCGGGTTTCCCGTTGGGGTACCCAAACCTGTGGTGAATAGGATAAGGGTTGCACCAGCAGCAGCTTTACCTGTAGTGGCTTCCACATCGTTTCCTGGTGTACACACTAAACTTAAACCCGGTTTTGTGGCTGGTTCGGTATAATCCAAAACATCAACAACAGGAGAAGAACCTGCTTTACGCGCTGCTCCGGCCGATTTTATCGCGTCGGTTATTAAACCATCTTTAATGTTACCCGGAGAAGGGTTCATGTAGAAACCAGAGCCCACTGCATGTGCCAGGTCATCATATTCTGTCATTAAGCGGATAAATTTTTCGGCGGTGGGTTGATCTACAGATCTGTCGATCATTTCCTGTTCCACGCCACAAAGTTCGGGGAATTCTGCCAGTAACACCTTTGCACCCAATGCCACCAGTAAATCGGCACAGTAACCCACTGCTGGATTGGCAGAAATACCACTAAAACCATCACTGCCGCCACATTTTACGCCTACGCATAATTTGTTTAAAGGGGCTGCTGTGCGTTCCTGTTTATTGATAAACATCAGGCCTTCAAAGGTACTTTTGATTGCATTCTGGATCAATTGCTCTTCACTCTGTGTTTTTTGCTGCTCGAAAATTAAAAGTGGTTTATCAAAATCAGGATCAAGAGCTGTAAGATCGCGTTTAAAATCTTCTACCTGTAAATGCTGACAGCCTAAACTTAAAACGGTAACGCCAGCTACATTGGGGTGATTGGCATAAGCCGCCAATAATTTGCTTAGCGTATCCGAATCCTGACGGGTGCCGCCGCAACCACCATTATGGGTAAGGAATTTAATCCCATCCACATTTTTAAAAGTGCGGTTAGCTTTATCTGCTTTAGGTTCGAAGCTGATGTTATCAATACTTTCCCCGTTTTCGTAAGCCTGAACGAGTTTGTGTGTGTATGATTTATATTGTGCATCAACCGCATAACCCAATTCGCTATAAAGGGATTCTTTAATAATATCGAGGTTTCTGTTCTCGCAGAAAACCGTTGGAATAAATAACCAGTAATTTGCAGTGCCCACTGCGCCATTTTTACGGTGATAACCATAAAATTTACGATCTGCGAACTGGCTTGCATTTGGGGCTTCCCATTTATAATCAACATTACGATAAGCAAAGGGTTCGGCAGCATGTTTGGTATTCTCTACACTCATGCGCA
Proteins encoded:
- a CDS encoding L-fucose dehydrogenase; this encodes MNLNLDGKIILVSGGAKGIGAAIVKALAIENALPIIIGRNEEDNMKMLQEVKELGLKADYFTAELTAPESCKTIVDAILTKYNRIDGLVNNAGVNDGVGLESGTYEAFMESLHKNVVHYYLLAKYSLPALKESRGSILNIGSKTAETGQGGTSGYAASNGARNALTREWAVELLPFSIRVNAIIVAEAWTPLYEKWINTFEYRDEKLKSITDKIPFESRMTTVEEIANTAVFLLSDKSSHTTGQLIHVDGGYVHLDRALL
- a CDS encoding UxaA family hydrolase, yielding MKKLVIRINNADNVLVALQDLPKETEIVHEGNTYHTVDEIPAKHKFFMQDMKAGDEVMMYGVLVGKVQFEVKAGMRMSVENTKHAAEPFAYRNVDYKWEAPNASQFADRKFYGYHRKNGAVGTANYWLFIPTVFCENRNLDIIKESLYSELGYAVDAQYKSYTHKLVQAYENGESIDNISFEPKADKANRTFKNVDGIKFLTHNGGCGGTRQDSDTLSKLLAAYANHPNVAGVTVLSLGCQHLQVEDFKRDLTALDPDFDKPLLIFEQQKTQSEEQLIQNAIKSTFEGLMFINKQERTAAPLNKLCVGVKCGGSDGFSGISANPAVGYCADLLVALGAKVLLAEFPELCGVEQEMIDRSVDQPTAEKFIRLMTEYDDLAHAVGSGFYMNPSPGNIKDGLITDAIKSAGAARKAGSSPVVDVLDYTEPATKPGLSLVCTPGNDVEATTGKAAAGATLILFTTGLGTPTGNPVCPTIKVATNSVLAKRMSDIIDIDTGAVINGEKTINEMGEDILEYCIKVASGEEIPKAVQLNQDDFIPWKRGVSL